In Antechinus flavipes isolate AdamAnt ecotype Samford, QLD, Australia chromosome 3, AdamAnt_v2, whole genome shotgun sequence, a genomic segment contains:
- the LOC127557353 gene encoding uncharacterized protein LOC127557353 has translation MQRVVGRGHPRKPAARALPLPHGLAAPLTWSARRRRRREGSERREASKGQRSAARTSATKLGAKLRWRGTDTLRSGPGVRRGSGRDCHQLRFPLPLRSFMGEKGGGSPGKVEAGRGNCWFRFLPAKEGLSQQSPQGAAVLRWKRVLDCGREEAPPPPPPQTAPQYGRPAAPPGEKAGLSRAAPSPCRPAAARYGLCTAAAASAASSASASGAAPTPPPPRDGVLSLLRPHCPLPPLPPPLLGPVRKFYLLPRPLSLLPDITPFPVWGYVWNHSLGKGNRRETNQDVPKS, from the coding sequence ATGCAAAGAGTAGTGGGCCGGGGCCACCCTCGAAAGCCCGCGGCGCGGGCGCTGCCCCTCCCCCACGGGCTGGCGGCCCCGCTCACCTGGAGCGCGCGGCGGCGCCGGAGGCGCGAGGGGAGCGAGAGGCGCGAGGCGAGCAAGGGCCAGCGGAGCGCTGCTCGGACTTCTGCGACAAAGCTCGGGGCGAAGCTTCGTTGGCGAGGCACGGACACCCTCCGTTCGGGTCCAGGGGTCCGGCGGGGCTCGGGAAGGGATTGTCACCAACTTcgttttcccctcccccttcgcAGCTTTATGGGGGAAAAGGGGGGCGGTAGCCCCGGAAAAGTCGAAGCTGGTCGAGGAAATTGCTGGTTTCGTTTCCTTCCCGCCAAGGAGGGACTGAGCCAACAGAGCCCGCAGGGGGCGGCGGTCTTGCGCTGGAAAAGAGTGCTAGACTGCGGGAGAGAAGAGGCTCCGCCACCGCCGCCACCGCAGACAGCTCCGCAATATGGCCGCCCGGCGGCTCCTCCGGGGGAAAAGGCGGGGCTGTCCCGCgccgccccctccccctgccGGCCGGCGGCCGCGCGCTACGGTCTGTGCACCGCGGCCGCAGCCTCTGCTGCCTCCTCTGCCTCCGCTTCGGGTGCCGCCCCCACTCCTCCCCCTCCGCGCGACGGCGTCCTATCACTCCTCCGACCTCattgccccctccctccccttccccccccactccTCGGTCCAGTCCGAAAATTCTATCTTCTTCCCCGTCCGCTCTCCCTTCTCCCGGATATTACCCCTTTCCCTGTGTGGGGATATGTGTGGAATCATTCTCTTGGGAAGGGAAACAGGAGGGAGACTAACCAAGATGTCCCCAAGAGTTAA